One window from the genome of Paenibacillus azoreducens encodes:
- a CDS encoding serine/threonine protein kinase, with protein sequence MTTSSKPVYPAGTVITGKWRKGRFIIRRVLGQGANGIVYLVQKEGSRDPYALKMGYDTLDLQSEINVLMSLQSKRRSSESTRSGSRMPYLLEVDDFKGRDGDIPFYVMRYIRGNSLYHFIRKRGREWIGLTGLRLLEKLNSLHRLGFVFGDLKPENVMVSDVGRVELVDYGGVSSMGRSVKQFTEWYDRGYWNAGSRTSDEGYDLFAFAVLIIQLFHEEELKAASAQHLPQTRSSGQLLAIVQRSSRLKPYSEWLRRAIRGEFAGSQEALQLWKQTIYTPALAGKLPGKTPRWLINAFALSIMIVCLACLWAFFL encoded by the coding sequence GTGACTACGTCGTCTAAACCGGTGTATCCGGCCGGTACGGTCATTACAGGCAAGTGGCGCAAGGGCCGCTTTATCATCCGGCGCGTATTGGGCCAGGGGGCCAACGGAATCGTTTATCTTGTCCAAAAAGAAGGTTCCCGTGATCCGTATGCCCTTAAAATGGGGTATGATACGCTTGATCTTCAATCCGAGATCAATGTGCTGATGTCGCTGCAGTCGAAGCGAAGGTCTTCGGAATCGACAAGAAGCGGCTCCCGGATGCCCTATCTGCTGGAAGTGGATGATTTTAAAGGGCGCGACGGGGACATACCGTTTTATGTCATGAGATATATCCGCGGCAATTCCTTGTATCATTTTATACGCAAGCGCGGCCGGGAATGGATTGGCCTGACGGGGCTGCGCCTTTTGGAAAAGCTGAACTCCCTGCATCGCTTGGGTTTTGTGTTCGGGGATTTGAAGCCGGAAAATGTGATGGTATCCGACGTCGGCCGCGTCGAGCTGGTCGACTATGGCGGAGTGAGCTCTATGGGGCGGAGCGTCAAGCAGTTCACGGAGTGGTATGACCGGGGGTATTGGAATGCCGGTTCGCGGACGAGCGATGAGGGTTATGATCTGTTTGCGTTTGCCGTTCTGATCATACAGCTTTTTCATGAAGAAGAGCTGAAGGCTGCTTCCGCCCAGCATTTGCCGCAAACGCGGAGTTCGGGACAGCTGCTTGCGATCGTACAGCGGAGTTCGCGGCTGAAACCTTATTCCGAGTGGCTGCGGCGGGCCATCCGCGGGGAGTTTGCAGGTTCGCAAGAGGCGCTTCAGTTGTGGAAGCAAACGATTTATACGCCGGCTTTGGCCGGGAAGCTGCCAGGTAAGACGCCGCGATGGCTGATCAACGCTTTCGCTCTTTCGATCATGATTGTGTGCCTGGCTTGTTTATGGGCTTTTTTCTTATGA
- the spoIIE gene encoding stage II sporulation protein E: MEESGLMARLRNMPFLQRPLQLFAAKKWMLLLTLMAFLLGKAMILDELSPFAIAYFAVIAFLRRDYLLPVTGALLAGSLFAPFPAPLVIAAELLIFYFMHRGLSAFDHAELSYAPLMVFVSSFVVKLFTIMTASTFTWYSLMISSLDSVLSFVLTLVFIQAIPIFTYRKKNYQLRSEEILCLIILLASVMTGAVGWAIYSLSVEHILSRYLILLFALVGGAPLGASVGVVTGLILSLADISAIYQMSLLAFSGMLAGMLREGKKGAVMLGMLLGSSILSIYFSGPADVMNSTWESCAAIVLFLLTPKSLITMISKYVPGTNDHSKSQHEYAKRVRDLTAERVTQFSRVFRQLSQSFGQVAGTEEIGNRSGEVDHFMNAVAQGACSSCIKRSHCWDAKFYQTYKYMTDVMTAVEENPEITDRQIPKEWMRICGKTSEVLDEMKQQYNLYQHDMQWKRQIYDSRQLVAEQLSGVSQVMEDLAREIQREGQAMYRQEEQIREALEQLGLSIQDIEIISLDSGHVEIEIVHAFTRGYDECRKIIAPLLSDILDEHIAVLHESSISSKDGLATVLFGSAKTFEITTGIAGAAKGGDMLSGDSFSMVELGNGTFAVALSDGMGNGERAKQESSTALNILEQLLQSGMDEKLAIKSVNSILMLRSPDEVYATVDMALIDQYTAETIFMKIASAPSFIKRGLEVIPVSASNLPIGIIQDIEVDLVTLKLQAGDIVIMMTDGIYDAPGHAVNKEQWMKRMIQEIDSEDPQQIADILLEKVIRYQQNIIHDDMTVVVGKVEHYAPEWATLHVPGIERMERPRTVS, translated from the coding sequence ATGGAAGAAAGCGGCCTCATGGCCCGTCTACGGAATATGCCCTTTCTCCAGCGTCCGCTTCAACTGTTTGCAGCCAAGAAGTGGATGCTCTTGCTGACGCTGATGGCGTTTTTGCTGGGAAAAGCCATGATATTGGACGAGCTATCGCCATTTGCAATCGCTTATTTCGCGGTCATTGCCTTTTTGCGGCGAGATTATTTACTTCCCGTAACCGGAGCGCTGCTTGCAGGAAGCCTGTTTGCTCCTTTTCCGGCTCCGCTGGTAATCGCGGCTGAACTGTTGATTTTTTATTTTATGCATCGGGGGCTAAGCGCCTTTGATCATGCCGAACTCTCCTACGCGCCCCTCATGGTTTTCGTTTCATCTTTTGTCGTCAAGCTGTTTACGATCATGACCGCCTCAACGTTTACTTGGTATTCTCTTATGATAAGCTCGCTGGATTCCGTCCTCAGCTTTGTGCTGACGTTGGTGTTCATCCAGGCGATTCCGATATTCACTTATCGCAAAAAGAACTATCAACTGCGGAGCGAGGAAATTCTCTGCCTGATCATCCTGCTGGCTTCCGTGATGACAGGAGCTGTCGGATGGGCGATTTACTCCCTTTCGGTGGAGCATATCCTTTCCCGGTATCTTATTTTGCTGTTCGCTTTGGTTGGCGGAGCCCCGCTCGGTGCTTCCGTAGGCGTTGTTACCGGTTTGATCCTCAGTCTAGCGGACATATCCGCCATTTATCAAATGAGCCTGCTCGCTTTTTCGGGGATGCTGGCCGGTATGCTGCGGGAAGGGAAAAAAGGAGCGGTTATGCTGGGCATGCTACTCGGTTCCTCGATTTTATCGATCTATTTCAGCGGACCGGCCGATGTCATGAACTCCACATGGGAATCTTGCGCGGCAATTGTCTTATTTCTGCTGACGCCTAAATCGTTGATTACGATGATTTCCAAATATGTTCCCGGAACGAATGACCACAGCAAATCCCAGCATGAGTACGCCAAGAGAGTCAGGGATTTGACGGCGGAGCGGGTCACCCAATTTTCCCGGGTATTCCGGCAGCTTTCGCAAAGCTTCGGGCAGGTGGCCGGCACGGAGGAGATCGGCAATCGCTCGGGCGAAGTGGACCATTTTATGAACGCGGTTGCGCAAGGGGCCTGCTCAAGCTGCATCAAACGCAGCCACTGCTGGGATGCAAAATTCTATCAGACCTATAAATACATGACGGATGTAATGACCGCGGTTGAAGAGAATCCGGAAATCACCGATCGGCAAATTCCGAAGGAATGGATGCGGATCTGCGGCAAAACCTCCGAGGTGCTGGATGAAATGAAGCAGCAATATAACCTCTACCAGCATGATATGCAGTGGAAACGCCAAATATACGACAGCCGGCAGCTGGTTGCGGAGCAATTATCGGGTGTATCGCAGGTCATGGAAGACCTGGCCCGGGAAATCCAGCGGGAAGGGCAGGCCATGTACCGGCAGGAGGAACAAATTCGCGAGGCTCTGGAGCAATTGGGCCTGTCTATTCAGGACATCGAGATCATCAGCCTGGATTCCGGACATGTCGAGATTGAAATCGTGCATGCGTTTACACGTGGATATGATGAATGCCGTAAAATTATCGCGCCGCTATTATCCGATATCTTGGACGAGCATATTGCCGTGCTCCATGAATCGTCCATTTCGTCCAAAGATGGCTTGGCAACGGTCCTGTTCGGATCCGCCAAAACCTTTGAAATCACAACAGGGATTGCCGGGGCGGCAAAAGGCGGGGATATGCTGTCGGGAGACAGCTTCAGCATGGTCGAGCTTGGCAACGGCACCTTTGCGGTCGCGCTCAGCGACGGGATGGGCAACGGAGAACGGGCTAAACAGGAGAGCAGCACAGCACTGAACATTTTGGAGCAGTTGCTGCAAAGCGGTATGGACGAGAAGCTTGCGATCAAGTCCGTCAATTCGATCCTGATGCTCCGCTCGCCGGACGAAGTGTATGCCACGGTTGACATGGCCCTGATCGATCAGTACACGGCAGAGACGATCTTTATGAAAATCGCGTCCGCGCCAAGCTTTATCAAAAGGGGGCTCGAAGTGATTCCGGTATCCGCCAGCAATTTGCCGATCGGCATTATTCAGGATATCGAAGTGGATCTTGTCACCTTGAAACTGCAGGCCGGCGATATTGTGATCATGATGACGGACGGCATTTACGACGCGCCTGGGCATGCCGTGAATAAAGAGCAGTGGATGAAGCGGATGATTCAGGAAATCGACAGCGAAGATCCGCAGCAGATCGCCGATATTCTTTTGGAAAAAGTGATCCGCTATCAGCAAAACATCATCCATGATGATATGACGGTTGTCGTGGGCAAAGTGGAGCATTACGCTCCGGAATGGGCGACCCTGCATGTGCCTGGAATCGAACGAATGGAACGGCCGCGTACCGTAAGCTGA
- a CDS encoding S1 domain-containing RNA-binding protein: MAIEVGTKLEGKVTGITHFGAFVDLSGGVTGLVHISEIADNYVKDVNDHLKINDVVTVKVINVDKDGKIGLSIKQAVDKPASEARPPRGPRPERSGFGSGDRSGGGGGYNRERGGRPFKPAASKTSFEDKMSRFLKDSEERISSIKKHTESKRGGRGAKRM, translated from the coding sequence ATGGCAATCGAAGTGGGCACCAAGTTAGAAGGCAAGGTGACAGGCATAACGCATTTTGGAGCATTTGTGGATCTGTCAGGAGGTGTCACGGGTCTCGTTCACATCTCGGAAATCGCCGATAATTACGTCAAGGATGTCAACGATCACCTGAAAATCAATGATGTTGTTACCGTGAAGGTGATCAACGTCGACAAGGACGGCAAGATCGGACTTTCCATCAAACAAGCTGTTGATAAGCCAGCATCCGAAGCTAGACCTCCAAGAGGGCCAAGACCGGAGCGCTCCGGATTTGGAAGCGGAGATCGTTCTGGCGGCGGCGGAGGCTATAATCGTGAACGTGGCGGGCGCCCATTCAAGCCTGCGGCCAGCAAAACTTCGTTTGAGGATAAAATGTCACGTTTCCTGAAGGATAGCGAAGAACGCATATCTTCGATCAAGAAACATACGGAATCCAAGCGCGGAGGACGCGGCGCCAAACGCATGTAA
- a CDS encoding FtsB family cell division protein encodes MGKYAAKEQARTQAAKRNRDNKTGQQAGARRRILIWLSFMVIFMGWALFTFISQQSQISEKSAELAKKKVEQDNTENSKKQLMYEVNRLKDPEYIGQLARKNYGMYLPGETPIYTEGTKP; translated from the coding sequence ATGGGGAAATATGCTGCCAAAGAGCAAGCGCGAACGCAAGCGGCGAAAAGGAACCGGGATAATAAAACCGGCCAGCAAGCCGGTGCGCGCAGGCGGATATTGATCTGGTTATCCTTTATGGTCATCTTTATGGGATGGGCGCTGTTCACCTTTATCTCCCAACAGTCGCAAATTTCGGAAAAAAGTGCCGAGCTCGCCAAGAAGAAGGTGGAGCAGGACAACACGGAGAACAGCAAAAAGCAGCTGATGTATGAAGTGAATCGGCTCAAGGATCCCGAATATATCGGCCAGTTGGCACGCAAGAACTACGGAATGTATCTTCCTGGGGAAACGCCTATTTATACGGAGGGGACAAAGCCGTGA
- the yabQ gene encoding spore cortex biosynthesis protein YabQ: protein MSPHIQWMTLLWMLFSGTALGLAYDSYRVLSGQLRFPRWTLHVLDLFYWCGAAIFVFRMLYVNNYGQLRFYVFVGLFIGVWLYFLFLSVTTQRFVVMLIKVVRYIIDLLKRLFRLTVWTPVRLLLKLLKGLAVMLGSLLMFVLHVVLKMLLPFWKLAKWLFRPITSRLSKLSWVDKLYRSAVLLWKKWFPEKKE, encoded by the coding sequence ATGAGCCCGCATATTCAGTGGATGACCTTGCTCTGGATGCTGTTTTCGGGAACAGCATTGGGACTGGCCTATGACAGCTACCGGGTGCTGTCGGGCCAGCTGCGGTTTCCAAGATGGACGCTTCATGTTCTGGACCTCTTCTACTGGTGTGGAGCGGCTATTTTTGTGTTCAGGATGCTGTATGTAAACAATTACGGACAACTTCGGTTTTATGTGTTTGTCGGACTTTTCATCGGGGTATGGCTATATTTTTTATTCTTAAGTGTTACAACTCAGCGTTTTGTGGTAATGTTAATAAAGGTAGTGCGTTATATAATTGACCTGCTGAAGCGACTTTTCAGGCTTACGGTATGGACGCCGGTCCGGCTGCTGCTCAAGCTGCTGAAAGGACTGGCCGTCATGCTCGGCAGCCTGCTGATGTTCGTCCTTCACGTAGTGTTGAAAATGCTGCTGCCGTTTTGGAAGCTGGCCAAGTGGCTGTTTAGGCCGATTACCTCGCGCCTTTCGAAGCTTTCATGGGTTGACAAGCTTTACCGATCAGCGGTCTTGCTCTGGAAAAAATGGTTTCCGGAGAAGAAGGAATAG
- the yabP gene encoding sporulation protein YabP, whose product MIEPAKNKQHELHMHNRKQLNLTGVYNVESFDSEEFLLHTELGHLNIKGQNLHIKNLSLEEGLLSIEGLVHSLIYLDPGSHGKNKGMFGKLFK is encoded by the coding sequence ATGATCGAGCCGGCCAAAAACAAACAGCATGAGCTGCACATGCACAACCGCAAGCAGCTGAATCTGACGGGAGTCTATAACGTGGAAAGCTTCGACAGCGAAGAATTCCTGCTGCATACCGAGCTTGGACATCTGAACATTAAAGGACAGAATTTACATATCAAAAACCTGAGCCTCGAAGAAGGCCTGCTCTCCATCGAAGGTCTGGTCCATTCCCTGATTTACCTGGATCCCGGTTCACACGGAAAAAATAAGGGAATGTTCGGCAAGCTTTTCAAATGA
- a CDS encoding RNA-binding S4 domain-containing protein, whose protein sequence is MRVDKFLKVSRLIKRRTVAKDVSDQGRVLINGREAKPSSTVKIGDEITVQFGQKLVTVKVERLAETTRKDEAASLYSLVKEEPIAKDNGLNW, encoded by the coding sequence ATGCGTGTCGACAAATTCCTGAAGGTATCCAGGCTGATTAAACGGCGTACCGTAGCCAAGGATGTCTCGGATCAAGGCCGGGTTCTCATTAACGGCAGGGAAGCGAAACCGAGCAGCACGGTGAAAATCGGCGATGAAATTACCGTTCAATTCGGACAGAAGCTGGTGACCGTGAAGGTGGAACGTCTTGCCGAGACGACCCGAAAGGATGAGGCCGCAAGCCTGTACTCCTTGGTCAAGGAAGAGCCGATTGCAAAAGATAACGGTTTGAATTGGTAA
- a CDS encoding HU family DNA-binding protein gives MNKTDLINNISTKSGLTKKDVESVLNGFLGEITDALANGDKVQLIGFGTFETRKRSGRTGRNPQTGKTIEIPEANVPAFKAGNKLKEAVK, from the coding sequence ATGAACAAGACAGATCTGATCAACAACATTTCGACTAAAAGCGGTTTGACTAAAAAAGACGTGGAATCCGTTCTTAACGGTTTTCTTGGCGAAATCACCGACGCTTTGGCAAACGGTGATAAAGTGCAGCTGATCGGCTTCGGTACCTTCGAAACCCGCAAACGTTCCGGTCGTACAGGCCGCAATCCTCAAACCGGCAAAACAATCGAAATTCCAGAAGCTAACGTACCTGCATTCAAAGCAGGCAACAAGCTTAAAGAAGCCGTAAAATAA
- the mazG gene encoding nucleoside triphosphate pyrophosphohydrolase produces the protein MSASITIVGLGSGNPDRLTMGIVKTLQRASKVYVRTQEHPVMSVLDELNVATQSFDHVYEARDSFPEVYASIADILIEKAAAGQEGTNIVYAVPGHPMVAEATVQILRERCAHEGIRLSILGGESFLDEAFIRLGFDPIEGFQLLDASGLDASLLQPRLHTVIGQVYDTFTASDVKLALMELYPDDYKITVGHALGVEGQEQILQVPLYELDRVEGYGNLSLVYVPRSEDEMLRQRTFARLHEIVAILRSPEGCPWDREQTHASIRKNLIEETYEVLETIDEDDPEHMQEELGDLLLQVMLHSQMEEEIGTFNVFDVIQGLNDKLIFRHPHVFGQNKAEDAEAALSNWEQMKAEEKRRKGLDPGQASVLDGIPKDLPALMKAYKLQKKASKVGFDWERINDVLDKIEEELAELREAVEQDLTLEEKTAELGDLLFAAANAARFLHTDPEEALSMTNRKFIQRFHFIEDELRARGKTVHESSLEEMDAIWQQAKNQV, from the coding sequence ATGAGCGCATCCATAACAATCGTTGGTCTGGGCTCCGGAAATCCGGACCGCCTGACCATGGGGATCGTCAAAACGCTGCAGCGGGCTTCCAAAGTATATGTCCGGACCCAAGAACATCCGGTGATGTCCGTGCTGGATGAACTGAATGTCGCCACGCAGTCTTTTGACCATGTCTATGAAGCCCGGGATTCATTTCCCGAGGTGTACGCATCCATAGCGGATATCTTGATAGAGAAGGCCGCTGCAGGGCAAGAAGGAACGAATATCGTTTACGCCGTGCCCGGCCATCCGATGGTCGCCGAAGCGACCGTGCAAATTCTCCGTGAGCGCTGCGCACATGAAGGGATTCGGCTCAGCATACTCGGCGGCGAGTCGTTTCTGGACGAAGCTTTTATCCGCCTTGGTTTTGACCCGATTGAAGGCTTTCAACTGCTGGACGCAAGCGGACTTGATGCAAGCTTGCTTCAGCCTCGGCTGCACACGGTGATCGGACAGGTCTACGATACGTTTACGGCATCGGATGTCAAACTCGCTTTGATGGAGCTGTATCCGGATGACTACAAGATCACTGTCGGGCATGCGCTCGGCGTAGAAGGGCAGGAGCAGATCCTTCAGGTGCCTTTGTATGAGCTTGACCGCGTGGAAGGATACGGCAACCTGTCGCTGGTTTATGTGCCGCGCAGCGAGGACGAGATGCTGCGACAGCGCACTTTTGCCCGGCTGCATGAAATCGTAGCGATTCTGCGGAGTCCGGAAGGCTGCCCTTGGGATCGGGAGCAGACGCATGCATCGATCCGTAAAAATCTGATCGAGGAAACCTATGAGGTGCTGGAAACGATCGATGAAGATGATCCGGAGCATATGCAGGAGGAGCTCGGAGATTTGCTGCTGCAGGTTATGCTGCATTCGCAGATGGAAGAGGAAATCGGCACCTTCAACGTTTTTGACGTCATTCAAGGGCTCAATGACAAGCTGATTTTCCGGCATCCCCATGTTTTCGGCCAAAACAAGGCTGAAGACGCCGAGGCCGCCCTATCAAACTGGGAGCAGATGAAAGCCGAGGAGAAGCGCCGCAAAGGGCTAGATCCAGGACAGGCATCCGTACTGGACGGCATCCCTAAAGACCTGCCTGCGCTTATGAAGGCGTACAAGCTTCAGAAGAAAGCTTCCAAGGTCGGTTTCGACTGGGAGCGGATTAACGATGTCTTGGACAAAATCGAAGAGGAGCTCGCGGAGCTTCGCGAAGCCGTCGAGCAGGATCTGACTCTTGAGGAGAAGACGGCAGAGCTTGGAGACCTGCTTTTTGCCGCCGCCAATGCCGCCCGCTTCTTACATACCGATCCGGAAGAGGCTTTATCCATGACGAACCGCAAATTCATCCAGCGTTTTCATTTCATCGAAGATGAGCTGAGGGCCCGGGGCAAAACAGTCCATGAAAGTTCACTAGAAGAGATGGACGCCATTTGGCAACAAGCCAAAAATCAGGTATGA
- a CDS encoding putative polysaccharide biosynthesis protein has product MKEAGTSSKILQGAFVLSIAMVLSKLIGTLQKIPLQNMGGDAVFGIYNTVYPFYTLIITVALAGFPAAISKFVAEDAAMGGRAQSLQVIRIASAALACSGVLFGTAIYFGAPLLGKMIDNASVVPALKASAFALLFVPVMSGLRGFFQGYQDMMPTAVSQITEQCVRVAVMIMLLIYLTSVGASAEHIAAGALIGSAAGGAAGLIVMGGYWRSYRRMLNTTDGRAAPSEGTKNGQPRGALLWSMLKYAIPVCLGALAISLVNLADTFTVPRLLKAGGLDEAGAMAEFGVYNRGMPVVQLVTMLATSLSVLFIPALAEAKVQGDKQLVADRCRLSLRWFWLVGMAASIGLAVLAEPVNIALYQDGTGTGVIRWIAFTAAGSALSIISAALLQGLGVVKAPALHLLAAAAAKAALNLLLVPQQGITGAALASVAAHFLAAALNIALLCRKAGLRVGAGRMFAKPAFVLAGMALAAGAAMLAAEALLSALGLHARLTATAASLAGAACGGAAFLAGAAKTGLLSERELRMVPKIGAPLARLLQRLHLFA; this is encoded by the coding sequence ATGAAGGAAGCGGGAACATCCTCGAAAATACTGCAGGGCGCTTTTGTGCTGAGCATTGCGATGGTACTTTCGAAGCTGATTGGAACGCTGCAGAAAATACCGCTGCAAAATATGGGCGGCGATGCGGTTTTCGGCATTTATAATACGGTGTATCCGTTTTATACCTTGATAATTACGGTAGCGCTGGCCGGTTTTCCGGCGGCCATCTCCAAATTTGTTGCCGAGGACGCGGCAATGGGCGGACGGGCGCAAAGCCTGCAGGTCATTCGGATCGCCTCAGCCGCTTTGGCATGCTCCGGCGTTTTGTTTGGGACGGCGATTTATTTTGGCGCGCCGCTGCTGGGGAAGATGATCGACAATGCAAGCGTGGTGCCGGCTCTGAAAGCTTCGGCATTTGCGTTATTATTCGTCCCGGTGATGTCCGGACTTAGAGGTTTTTTTCAGGGTTACCAGGACATGATGCCGACTGCCGTTTCGCAAATTACGGAACAGTGCGTACGGGTTGCGGTGATGATCATGCTGCTGATTTACTTAACATCCGTAGGGGCTTCGGCGGAGCATATAGCGGCGGGAGCATTAATCGGCTCAGCTGCTGGCGGGGCGGCCGGACTGATCGTTATGGGCGGTTACTGGCGGAGCTACCGGCGCATGCTGAATACGACGGATGGGAGAGCGGCCCCGTCAGAAGGCACGAAGAACGGGCAGCCGAGGGGAGCCTTGCTGTGGAGCATGCTGAAATATGCCATCCCCGTATGCTTGGGGGCGCTGGCCATTTCGCTGGTGAATCTGGCGGATACGTTTACGGTTCCGCGTCTGTTGAAAGCAGGCGGATTGGACGAGGCCGGGGCCATGGCCGAGTTTGGCGTCTATAACCGGGGCATGCCGGTCGTCCAGCTTGTAACGATGCTGGCGACCTCGCTGTCGGTTCTATTCATTCCGGCGCTCGCTGAAGCTAAGGTTCAGGGCGACAAGCAGCTGGTTGCCGACCGCTGCCGCCTGTCCCTGCGTTGGTTCTGGCTGGTGGGAATGGCCGCCTCTATAGGGCTTGCGGTGTTGGCTGAGCCTGTCAATATTGCATTGTACCAGGACGGGACAGGCACAGGCGTGATTCGCTGGATCGCCTTTACGGCGGCAGGCAGCGCCCTTAGCATTATATCGGCCGCCCTGCTGCAAGGGCTTGGCGTCGTAAAGGCGCCGGCGCTGCATCTTTTGGCCGCAGCGGCGGCGAAGGCGGCCTTGAACCTGCTGCTCGTCCCGCAGCAGGGCATCACCGGCGCGGCCCTCGCCAGCGTAGCCGCGCACTTCCTGGCCGCAGCGCTGAATATCGCGCTGCTGTGCCGCAAGGCCGGCCTGCGCGTGGGCGCCGGCCGCATGTTCGCGAAGCCGGCGTTTGTTCTCGCCGGCATGGCTTTGGCGGCGGGCGCCGCCATGCTCGCAGCGGAAGCGCTGCTGTCTGCGCTCGGGCTGCACGCCCGCCTTACGGCCACAGCGGCCAGCCTGGCCGGGGCCGCTTGCGGGGGCGCCGCGTTCCTTGCCGGCGCCGCCAAGACAGGGCTGCTCAGCGAGCGGGAGCTGCGGATGGTGCCCAAGATCGGCGCGCCGCTTGCCCGTCTGCTTCAGCGGCTTCACTTGTTTGCATGA
- the spoVT gene encoding stage V sporulation protein T, translating to MKATGIVRRIDDLGRVVIPKEIRRTLRIREGDPLEIFVDRDGEVILKKYSPIGELGDFAKEYAESLYEGTGHTTIISDRDTFIAVAGGSKKEFLEKPIGSLIEGCMDNRKTLLETNGGSYEITKDHPETLSSFVAAPIISGGDPIGTVILLSKDDSVKMSQLEIKMSETAAAFLGKQMEQ from the coding sequence ATGAAAGCTACTGGAATAGTCCGCCGTATTGATGACCTGGGCAGAGTGGTCATCCCTAAAGAAATTAGACGTACACTGCGAATCCGTGAAGGAGATCCGCTTGAAATTTTTGTTGATCGTGACGGTGAAGTGATTCTGAAGAAGTATTCCCCGATCGGGGAACTTGGCGATTTTGCCAAGGAATATGCCGAATCGCTGTACGAAGGTACGGGACATACGACGATCATTTCCGATCGGGATACCTTTATTGCGGTAGCGGGCGGCTCCAAAAAGGAATTTCTGGAGAAGCCGATCGGTTCTCTGATTGAGGGCTGCATGGATAACCGCAAAACGCTGCTGGAAACAAACGGCGGCAGCTATGAAATTACCAAGGATCATCCGGAAACCTTGTCTTCTTTTGTAGCCGCGCCAATCATCTCCGGCGGAGATCCGATCGGAACTGTGATTCTGCTTAGCAAGGACGATTCGGTTAAAATGTCGCAGCTTGAAATTAAAATGTCTGAGACGGCAGCCGCTTTTCTTGGTAAACAAATGGAGCAGTAA
- a CDS encoding peptidylprolyl isomerase, translating to MLFNKKKAWKLGVCAVAAVLAASMLAGCEKKGSGETTNPGKVVATYKGGEITEKELETQKKIISFMSPEYAQLINMSEFQNYMVKQKIAFAYLSSKASESAKKEGEKQAAQVLEQNRKNLGDKQYENLLKAQSLNEEDLKQYLVQAMTAMEDMTSKVTEDEIKNKYEATKQDYMVATLHNVLIALRYGDKKERTKDEALKIAKDVKSQLDQGADIAEMAKKYSDDSSSKENGGLYDHFTVGQFNSKEFKEQILKLPLNKISDPFESALGYHIVKVDSREETPYDKLSSEQKNVIKQTLGAAKIDDFMQNQLKDIIQKIDLPKAAETPAGGADANKSEKDAPKSGDGAKGYSETVNPQGPSGK from the coding sequence ATGTTGTTCAATAAAAAGAAGGCGTGGAAGTTAGGCGTTTGCGCTGTAGCTGCGGTTTTGGCTGCGTCCATGCTGGCTGGCTGCGAGAAAAAGGGATCTGGGGAGACTACGAACCCGGGGAAAGTCGTGGCAACCTATAAAGGCGGAGAAATTACGGAGAAGGAGCTGGAAACCCAGAAAAAAATCATTTCCTTCATGTCTCCGGAATACGCCCAGCTGATTAATATGAGCGAGTTTCAAAATTATATGGTCAAGCAGAAGATTGCTTTCGCATATTTGAGCAGCAAAGCGAGCGAGTCCGCGAAGAAAGAAGGCGAAAAGCAGGCGGCTCAAGTGCTTGAGCAAAACCGGAAAAACTTGGGGGATAAACAATACGAAAATCTGTTGAAGGCCCAAAGTTTGAATGAGGAAGATCTAAAGCAGTATCTCGTACAGGCAATGACCGCGATGGAGGATATGACCAGCAAGGTGACCGAGGACGAGATCAAAAATAAATATGAGGCGACCAAACAAGATTATATGGTGGCCACGCTTCACAATGTGCTGATCGCTTTGCGGTATGGAGATAAAAAAGAGCGGACGAAAGACGAAGCGCTCAAAATTGCCAAAGACGTTAAATCCCAGCTCGATCAGGGGGCGGATATCGCCGAAATGGCCAAGAAATATTCCGATGATTCGTCCTCCAAAGAAAACGGCGGCTTGTATGACCATTTTACTGTCGGGCAATTCAATAGCAAAGAATTCAAGGAGCAGATACTGAAACTGCCGCTGAATAAAATCAGCGACCCGTTTGAGTCCGCGCTTGGCTATCATATCGTGAAGGTGGATTCGCGCGAAGAGACTCCTTACGATAAACTGTCTTCGGAGCAGAAGAACGTTATTAAACAGACTTTGGGCGCTGCCAAAATCGATGACTTCATGCAGAACCAGCTGAAGGATATCATTCAAAAAATCGATTTGCCTAAAGCGGCGGAAACGCCTGCCGGAGGCGCAGATGCTAATAAATCCGAGAAGGATGCGCCAAAATCGGGGGACGGTGCCAAGGGTTATTCGGAAACGGTAAATCCTCAAGGACCAAGCGGGAAATAA